A window from Methanobrevibacter sp. encodes these proteins:
- a CDS encoding SseB family protein: MERIDNTDLEELMKQDITAEMQIMFLEKFKESQLLMPVTFSENIFEGIEDAEVGDVIKPDGRVGFDINYLTDGDDNKAVPLFTSSEIMESVGVRCSVIGIFMSDLADMLKQTDKYAVISINPFTEFDLNMSVESFLIQFKNENDF, encoded by the coding sequence ATGGAGAGAATTGACAATACTGATTTGGAAGAATTGATGAAACAAGACATAACGGCTGAAATGCAAATAATGTTTTTAGAAAAATTTAAAGAATCTCAATTGCTTATGCCGGTAACATTTAGCGAGAACATTTTTGAAGGAATTGAAGATGCTGAAGTAGGTGATGTAATCAAACCAGATGGTAGAGTTGGATTTGACATTAATTATTTAACTGACGGTGATGACAACAAGGCAGTGCCCTTATTTACAAGTTCTGAAATTATGGAGTCAGTTGGTGTTAGATGTTCGGTAATTGGAATATTTATGAGCGATTTAGCAGACATGTTAAAACAAACTGACAAATATGCGGTAATTTCAATTAATCCTTTTACAGAATTTGATTTAAATATGTCAGTAGAATCGTTTTTAATTCAATTTAAAAATGAAAATGATTTTTAA
- a CDS encoding ATP-dependent DNA helicase: MSIELNAEQNTIVRYDGDKFLSVQAGPGSGKTRVIVEKVKYMVKELGIKPETFLIITFSTKAADELKDRLIEGDIPASDVQKMQISTIHSFCLKILEKTGTVGLDVVADGQKLYLFIKKHLNDLGFEKESYIRGYEIDNIIRKYDEYATFNVDTEGLVEYLEEFFPVESEFVEFVHNYMEENDGAFPIDEIKEIDKENGNKLFKEAYTNAKYIQMAKSFPLYLDLLKKENAIDYNQMQIKALEKMNGGYMPEYTNVLIDEFQDTDPVQMEIFKKFIESPKTDSFTVVGDINQSIYGFRGSNKNYFKELTELYPDKFLEVCLSTNYRSTEEIIDLSQDFILPHYESQDDLMPAKCGSGKSNDVYFMVNEDKKTEAENILEVIKHINADGRMKLSDIGILLRSVTTSSTCFNTLAELLEENGINYHVSGTGDLGDNEELKYILTLMYHLIQDDDPYYTFVPRDAGDWLNLKTLTGANGNKVLFELSEDTKEILNNLHNQFEKDVIDMDKIVCSENEGWGNGIKKFHGIFTKLLKRQNEVFSRVEKPVLSDENLIRYGITNKRDLDFFHDLNDLKRRVNAEKYYDRPTVSEVYLEILCYITGYLTPDLVNNDEEIIINLAALIPSISIYGEVMYDRSLRGAFWFIKNSIKKIDAYKSQEDAVQIMTVHKSKGLEFPVVILASLRDNGFPHEFKGSDEESVTHTPDEFLAYPRYDGDAETSYIQEEERIIYVAKTRAEDELILSSIVKESFEGVEKALNENTPDNIKAINKAPKRINDVLDGNLHYSKLINPDDIDINILDPKHEDDDEEIVNLSFTALENYNECPFKYKLSNKLGFKVAYKKEIDDGIFIHSALEIINKKIKANNNQYVGDDEVSRTVEILFERANLKFKEEQPEKYALKLETITKDVIRYYNEVGNALTIIDSEYPFYIKGDNYSFSGIVDLIYEKDGKLGIIDYKNTSLVGKEFLAKYRKQLHFYIMALRDENKEFEGREIDEIQIYAIKYKKDDRLFSFDIDEKYIEELKEELKTTAKKIKDCKFEPNSDDCTGCPYRMICKK; the protein is encoded by the coding sequence ATGTCCATTGAGTTAAATGCTGAACAAAATACAATTGTTAGATATGATGGTGATAAATTTTTAAGTGTTCAGGCAGGACCTGGTTCTGGAAAAACACGCGTTATTGTTGAAAAAGTAAAGTATATGGTAAAGGAATTAGGCATTAAGCCGGAAACATTTTTGATAATTACCTTTTCTACAAAAGCCGCCGATGAACTAAAAGACAGGTTAATTGAAGGGGATATTCCTGCAAGTGATGTTCAAAAAATGCAAATCTCAACAATTCACTCATTCTGTTTGAAAATCCTTGAAAAGACAGGAACAGTAGGTTTGGATGTTGTTGCTGATGGGCAAAAATTATATCTGTTCATTAAAAAACATTTAAATGATCTCGGATTTGAAAAGGAATCTTATATTAGAGGATATGAGATTGACAATATAATTAGAAAATACGATGAATACGCTACTTTCAATGTTGATACTGAAGGTTTGGTGGAGTATCTTGAAGAATTTTTCCCTGTTGAATCTGAATTTGTTGAATTTGTCCATAACTACATGGAAGAAAATGATGGTGCATTTCCGATTGATGAGATAAAAGAAATAGATAAAGAAAATGGCAATAAGTTATTTAAAGAAGCATACACCAATGCAAAATACATTCAGATGGCCAAATCATTCCCGTTATACTTGGACTTATTAAAAAAAGAAAATGCAATTGATTATAATCAGATGCAGATTAAAGCCTTAGAAAAAATGAACGGAGGATACATGCCTGAATACACTAACGTTTTAATTGATGAGTTTCAAGACACAGACCCTGTTCAAATGGAAATATTCAAAAAATTTATAGAAAGCCCTAAAACCGATTCATTTACTGTAGTTGGAGATATTAACCAAAGTATTTATGGATTCAGAGGTTCTAATAAAAATTATTTCAAAGAATTAACTGAGTTATATCCTGATAAATTTTTAGAAGTCTGCTTATCGACTAATTATCGTTCGACTGAAGAAATTATAGATTTGTCACAGGATTTTATTTTGCCTCATTACGAATCTCAGGATGATTTAATGCCTGCCAAATGTGGCAGCGGCAAGTCCAATGATGTTTACTTTATGGTAAATGAAGATAAAAAAACCGAAGCGGAAAATATCCTGGAAGTTATTAAACATATAAATGCTGATGGGAGAATGAAATTATCTGATATTGGAATATTATTGCGTTCAGTAACAACATCTTCGACCTGTTTTAACACATTGGCGGAATTATTGGAGGAAAACGGCATTAACTATCATGTAAGTGGAACTGGAGATTTGGGAGATAATGAGGAGCTGAAATATATTTTAACTTTAATGTATCATTTAATTCAGGATGATGACCCGTACTATACCTTTGTGCCTCGTGATGCTGGGGACTGGTTAAATTTGAAAACATTAACAGGTGCAAATGGAAATAAAGTGCTGTTTGAACTGTCAGAGGATACGAAAGAAATTTTAAATAACTTACATAATCAATTTGAAAAAGATGTAATTGATATGGACAAAATAGTATGCTCTGAAAATGAGGGATGGGGAAATGGAATTAAAAAGTTCCATGGAATATTTACAAAACTTCTAAAACGTCAAAATGAAGTATTCAGCCGTGTTGAAAAGCCGGTGCTTTCTGATGAAAACTTAATTCGATATGGCATTACAAACAAAAGGGATTTGGATTTTTTCCATGATTTAAACGATTTGAAAAGAAGGGTCAATGCTGAAAAATATTATGATAGACCTACTGTTTCTGAAGTTTATCTGGAAATATTATGTTATATAACAGGTTATTTAACTCCAGATTTGGTGAATAATGATGAAGAAATTATTATTAACCTAGCAGCCCTCATACCTTCAATATCAATTTATGGTGAAGTAATGTATGATAGAAGCCTCAGGGGTGCATTCTGGTTTATCAAAAATTCGATTAAAAAAATCGATGCATATAAATCACAAGAAGATGCAGTGCAGATAATGACAGTTCATAAATCGAAAGGTCTGGAATTTCCAGTAGTAATTCTTGCATCATTGCGCGATAATGGTTTTCCTCATGAATTTAAAGGGTCAGATGAAGAATCGGTAACACACACTCCTGATGAATTTTTAGCATATCCGAGATATGACGGTGATGCTGAAACATCATATATTCAGGAAGAAGAACGGATAATATATGTTGCAAAAACAAGGGCGGAAGATGAATTGATACTGTCAAGTATTGTTAAAGAAAGTTTTGAAGGTGTTGAAAAGGCTTTAAATGAAAATACTCCTGATAATATTAAAGCCATCAATAAAGCTCCAAAACGTATTAATGATGTGCTTGATGGAAATTTACATTATTCAAAGCTAATTAATCCCGATGATATTGACATCAACATACTTGACCCCAAACATGAAGATGATGATGAGGAAATTGTTAATTTAAGTTTCACGGCACTTGAAAACTATAATGAATGTCCATTCAAATATAAATTGTCAAATAAATTAGGTTTTAAAGTAGCATATAAAAAGGAAATCGATGACGGAATATTCATACACTCTGCTTTAGAAATCATTAACAAAAAAATAAAAGCAAATAATAATCAATATGTCGGTGATGATGAAGTAAGCAGAACAGTTGAAATATTATTTGAAAGGGCTAATTTAAAGTTCAAGGAAGAACAGCCTGAAAAATATGCTCTAAAACTGGAAACTATCACAAAAGATGTGATTAGATACTATAATGAAGTCGGCAATGCACTTACAATAATCGATAGTGAATATCCGTTTTACATTAAAGGTGATAATTATTCCTTTTCAGGAATTGTTGATTTAATCTATGAAAAAGATGGTAAATTAGGAATAATTGATTATAAAAACACATCTCTTGTTGGAAAAGAATTTTTAGCAAAATACAGAAAACAGCTTCACTTTTATATAATGGCATTGCGTGATGAAAATAAAGAATTTGAAGGGCGTGAAATTGATGAAATTCAGATATATGCAATTAAATACAAAAAAGATGACAGATTATTCTCATTTGATATAGACGAGAAGTATATTGAAGAGCTAAAAGAAGAACTGAAAACAACTGCTAAAAAAATCAAGGACTGCAAATTCGAACCGAATTCTGATGATTGCACAGGTTGTCCTTATAGAATGATTTGTAAAAAGTGA
- a CDS encoding GMP synthase subunit A yields the protein MTILVVNNKGQYNHRIARSLQYLKIPAKLVSNELSIEEIKAENPIGLILGGGPSIEGAGLSEEYIKHFDIPILGICLGHQLIAKAYGGEVTTSDTESYAQVKININNDENLFKGLAPEIDVWSSHKDEVKTIPEEFEILASSKLCDVESFKHKDKDVYGIQFHPEVHHTPKGEVIFNNFYEICKNRCNND from the coding sequence ATGACAATTTTAGTAGTTAACAATAAAGGCCAATATAATCATAGAATCGCTAGAAGCTTGCAATACTTAAAAATTCCTGCCAAATTAGTTTCAAATGAATTATCCATTGAAGAAATTAAAGCGGAAAATCCGATTGGATTGATTTTAGGTGGAGGGCCTTCAATTGAAGGTGCCGGTTTAAGTGAAGAATATATTAAACATTTTGACATTCCCATTTTAGGGATTTGCCTTGGCCATCAATTAATTGCTAAAGCTTACGGAGGAGAAGTTACAACTTCCGATACTGAAAGTTATGCTCAAGTTAAAATAAATATTAATAATGATGAAAACTTATTTAAAGGACTGGCTCCTGAAATTGATGTTTGGTCATCCCACAAAGATGAGGTAAAAACAATTCCAGAGGAATTTGAAATTTTAGCCAGTTCTAAATTATGTGATGTTGAATCATTTAAACATAAAGATAAAGATGTATATGGAATCCAATTCCACCCCGAAGTACATCATACTCCAAAAGGAGAAGTAATTTTTAATAATTTTTATGAAATTTGCAAAAACAGGTGTAACAATGATTGA
- a CDS encoding 2-oxoacid:acceptor oxidoreductase family protein: MSNEENNKDYELKVRRNPQSLLEEYPRKGTNIESTHYCAGCGHGIIHKLIAECMDELGIQERCVMISPVGCSVYAYFYFNCGNFQTAHGRAPAVATGISRSENDAIVMSYQGDGDLASIGLNETLQAANRGEKIAVFFVNNTVYGMTGGQMAPTTLIGEKTVTCQTGRDPNYAGHPTHMCELINTLKAPVFIERVSLANPLKIRLAKFAIKQALTVQKEGKGYSFVEILSPCPTNLKQDVKGAQKFIEEQMEKEFPVKNFRNELYKRDPVQRPDSDFTTESLDKIFNVNRDDASGYVDNEEIAPTSIKVSGFGGQGVLSAGLTIAQAACAEGKHVSWYPSYGPEQRGGKSNCSVVISNETIGTPVVDDIDILIALNKPSLEQFSQDVKNGGTILYDSKIGEFETDRDINVIAMPCVDIAEEHGNARTANTALLGALTELTDVLKRESYENAIHEMFSSKPKVIDVNIDVLKAGAEWLKNNS, encoded by the coding sequence ATGAGCAATGAAGAAAATAATAAAGATTATGAATTAAAAGTACGTAGAAATCCACAATCCCTTTTAGAAGAATATCCGAGAAAAGGAACAAATATTGAATCAACTCACTACTGTGCCGGTTGTGGACATGGAATAATACATAAATTAATTGCAGAGTGTATGGATGAACTTGGAATCCAAGAGAGATGTGTTATGATTTCTCCTGTTGGATGTTCAGTGTATGCATACTTCTACTTTAACTGCGGAAACTTCCAAACTGCTCACGGAAGAGCGCCAGCAGTAGCTACCGGTATTTCAAGATCAGAAAATGACGCTATTGTTATGAGCTATCAGGGAGATGGAGATTTGGCTTCCATCGGTTTAAATGAAACCCTGCAAGCTGCAAACAGAGGAGAAAAAATTGCAGTGTTCTTTGTAAACAACACAGTTTATGGAATGACAGGCGGACAAATGGCTCCAACAACTTTAATCGGAGAAAAAACAGTTACATGTCAAACTGGAAGAGATCCAAATTATGCAGGACACCCTACCCATATGTGTGAATTAATCAACACTTTAAAAGCACCAGTATTTATTGAAAGAGTGTCTCTTGCAAACCCTTTGAAAATTAGGCTTGCCAAATTTGCAATAAAACAGGCATTAACCGTTCAAAAAGAAGGAAAAGGATATTCATTTGTTGAAATTTTATCTCCTTGTCCCACCAACTTAAAACAGGACGTTAAAGGTGCTCAAAAATTCATTGAAGAACAAATGGAAAAAGAATTCCCTGTTAAAAACTTCAGAAATGAGTTATATAAAAGAGATCCTGTCCAAAGACCAGATAGTGACTTCACTACCGAATCATTAGATAAAATATTCAATGTTAATAGGGATGATGCGTCAGGTTATGTTGATAATGAAGAAATTGCACCTACAAGCATTAAGGTTTCTGGATTTGGAGGTCAAGGGGTTTTAAGTGCGGGCCTTACTATTGCTCAGGCTGCCTGTGCTGAAGGAAAACATGTTTCATGGTATCCTAGTTACGGACCGGAACAAAGAGGTGGAAAATCCAATTGTTCAGTTGTAATTTCCAATGAAACTATTGGAACACCTGTAGTTGATGATATTGACATCCTTATTGCTTTAAACAAACCTTCCTTAGAACAGTTCTCACAGGATGTGAAAAATGGAGGGACAATACTCTACGATTCTAAAATAGGTGAATTTGAAACTGACAGAGATATTAATGTTATTGCAATGCCTTGTGTGGATATTGCAGAAGAGCATGGAAATGCAAGAACTGCAAACACTGCACTGCTTGGTGCATTAACTGAATTAACTGATGTTTTAAAACGTGAATCTTACGAAAATGCCATCCATGAAATGTTTTCATCCAAACCAAAAGTGATTGATGTAAACATTGATGTTTTAAAAGCAGGGGCAGAATGGTTAAAAAACAATTCATAG
- the gatD gene encoding Glu-tRNA(Gln) amidotransferase subunit GatD, with the protein MTYKENAEKFIETYGLSTGDKIKVNKEDISYTGILLDRPEDADDGYLVLKLSSGYNIGVAIENTTAELIEKGEKPKIGFGESEIPTDPNKKNISIVSTGGTVSSVIDYRTGAVHPAFTASDLVKANPELLDHANYNVKALYNILSEDMKPEYWVKAAEEIANDISNGSDGVVIAHGTDTMHYTAAALSFMLKTPVPIILTGAQRSSDRPSSDANINLIDSVVAAKSDLAEVCVCMHGSLNDKYTYLHKGTKVRKMHTSRRDTFRSINAQPIAKIENEKIDINPDYAYTKRGDNELELNTAIEEKVGFIKSFPGISKDYIEYHIDNGYKGLVIEGTGLGHVPNDLIDSFKRARDENIPVIMTSQCLYGRVNMNVYSTGRNIIDAGVISGIDMTPETAYVKLCWALGQSDNYSEVKDIMHKNIAGEFSEKSSIKDFLN; encoded by the coding sequence ATGACTTACAAAGAAAATGCTGAGAAATTTATAGAAACCTATGGTTTAAGTACAGGAGATAAAATCAAAGTCAACAAAGAAGACATTTCCTATACAGGTATTTTACTTGATAGGCCTGAGGATGCAGATGACGGATACCTGGTTTTAAAGCTATCAAGCGGATACAATATCGGAGTTGCTATTGAAAATACCACTGCAGAATTAATTGAAAAAGGCGAAAAGCCAAAAATCGGATTTGGAGAAAGTGAAATTCCAACAGATCCAAATAAGAAAAATATTTCAATTGTTTCAACCGGAGGAACAGTATCTTCTGTTATTGACTATAGAACTGGAGCTGTGCACCCTGCATTTACCGCATCAGATTTGGTAAAGGCCAATCCTGAATTATTAGATCATGCCAACTACAATGTTAAAGCATTATATAATATTTTAAGTGAGGATATGAAGCCTGAATACTGGGTAAAAGCAGCTGAAGAAATAGCCAATGATATTTCAAACGGCTCAGACGGTGTTGTAATAGCCCATGGTACTGACACAATGCACTATACTGCAGCAGCATTAAGTTTCATGTTGAAAACCCCTGTGCCGATTATACTTACAGGTGCTCAAAGAAGTTCAGACAGGCCTTCAAGCGATGCCAACATTAATTTGATTGATTCTGTTGTTGCCGCCAAATCTGACCTTGCAGAAGTCTGTGTGTGTATGCACGGAAGCTTAAATGACAAGTATACTTACCTGCATAAAGGAACCAAGGTTAGGAAAATGCACACTTCAAGAAGAGATACTTTCAGAAGCATTAACGCACAGCCAATAGCTAAGATTGAAAACGAAAAGATTGACATCAATCCTGACTATGCATACACCAAACGTGGAGATAATGAGCTAGAATTAAATACTGCTATTGAAGAAAAGGTTGGATTTATCAAAAGTTTTCCAGGCATTTCTAAAGATTACATTGAATATCATATTGATAATGGATATAAAGGCCTTGTTATTGAAGGAACAGGTCTTGGACATGTTCCAAATGACCTAATCGACTCATTTAAAAGGGCAAGAGATGAAAACATTCCTGTTATTATGACCTCACAATGTCTTTACGGAAGGGTGAACATGAATGTTTACTCAACCGGAAGAAATATTATTGACGCCGGTGTAATTTCAGGCATTGATATGACCCCTGAGACAGCTTATGTTAAATTATGCTGGGCATTGGGTCAAAGTGATAACTACAGTGAAGTAAAAGATATTATGCATAAAAACATTGCTGGTGAATTTAGTGAAAAATCTTCAATTAAGGATTTTTTAAACTAG
- the guaA gene encoding glutamine-hydrolyzing GMP synthase produces the protein MLSPNEFIEESIQKIKDQIGDEKAIIALSGGVDSSVCSVLVQEAIGDNLTAVFVDHGLLREGEVEQVTNTFKDRLNFKFVDASDEFMDALAGVEDPEEKRKIIGKVFIDVFEREAIKSGAKFLVQGTIAPDWIETKGEIKSHHNLALPSGMELELCEPIRDLYKDEVREIGDELDLPTTTVYRQPFPGPGLGVRVVGALTRDNVEICRKANKIVCDEVEAAGLDKEVWQYFAVLTDTKVTGVKGDQRDFGYLVVVRIVNSIDAMTASVAELPWNVVQTISKRITSEISEVTHVALSVSDKPPATIEFC, from the coding sequence ATGTTAAGTCCAAACGAATTTATTGAAGAATCCATTCAAAAGATTAAAGATCAGATTGGTGATGAAAAAGCAATTATCGCATTGTCCGGAGGAGTGGACAGTTCAGTTTGTTCAGTTCTTGTTCAGGAAGCTATCGGCGATAATTTAACTGCAGTTTTTGTAGACCACGGTCTTTTAAGAGAAGGAGAAGTTGAACAAGTAACCAATACTTTTAAAGACAGGTTAAATTTCAAATTTGTTGACGCTTCAGATGAATTTATGGATGCGCTTGCCGGCGTTGAAGACCCTGAAGAAAAAAGAAAAATCATAGGAAAGGTATTTATCGACGTGTTTGAAAGAGAAGCCATTAAATCCGGGGCTAAATTCTTAGTACAGGGAACTATCGCTCCTGATTGGATTGAAACCAAAGGTGAAATCAAATCTCACCACAACTTAGCTCTTCCAAGTGGAATGGAATTGGAACTATGTGAACCAATCCGCGACTTATACAAAGACGAAGTAAGGGAAATAGGGGATGAACTCGACTTGCCAACAACTACAGTTTACAGACAACCTTTCCCAGGGCCGGGTCTTGGAGTGCGTGTTGTTGGAGCGCTTACAAGAGACAATGTTGAAATTTGTAGAAAAGCAAACAAAATCGTTTGTGATGAGGTTGAAGCAGCAGGCCTTGACAAAGAAGTATGGCAATACTTTGCTGTTTTAACTGACACTAAAGTTACCGGCGTTAAAGGGGATCAAAGAGACTTCGGATACTTGGTAGTGGTTAGAATAGTTAACTCAATTGATGCGATGACTGCATCTGTTGCTGAACTTCCTTGGAATGTTGTCCAAACTATTTCAAAAAGAATCACTTCAGAAATTTCTGAAGTTACACATGTCGCTTTATCAGTTAGTGATAAACCACCTGCAACCATCGAATTCTGTTAA
- the gatE gene encoding Glu-tRNA(Gln) amidotransferase subunit GatE — MDYEKLGLKMGLEIHQQLNSAHKLFCQCRTELVDDDFDELIERKLRPTQSELGEIDRAALQESLRGLNFRYENFADHTCLVENDDEPPHSLNEEALDICITIACLMNMHIVDEFHTMRKQVIDGSNTGGFQRTGMVATDGYLETPYGKVVIESLGLEEDAARRIETKDGFTEFRLDRLGIPLAEVTTDPSMHHPDQVREVAYMLGQILRSTNVKRGLGTIRQDLNISIAEGARVEIKGVQDLDLMGEIVNREIQRQLVLIDIKKELASRNAEVLDEIHDLDELFKDTESKILKSAETIKAVVLKGFKGLIGCEVQPGRRFGTEIASYAKKRGVSGIFHSDELPAYGISQEETDKVAEFLNIGEDDGFIIVAHDEDIAISALEEVKRRAALGLEGVVEETRKALEDGNTEYMRPLPTANRMYLETDIPLFKITQDRIDPIANNLPELPDVKQTRIIEEYGLSEDLATQLVKRQEADIFEAVLTDVDVDATSVASLLAYDLREIRREGHDITVLGLDHFKEIFTLLSEGKIAKDSLRKLAVETIKAPDADVAEIAQENNLTMLSEEDIVKIISEVVAKNEGMVKERQMGAMGPLMGMCMKQLKGKADGSMVNKTLREEIQKLI; from the coding sequence ATGGATTATGAAAAATTAGGATTAAAAATGGGACTTGAAATTCACCAACAACTAAACAGCGCCCATAAATTATTCTGTCAATGCAGAACAGAACTTGTTGACGATGATTTTGATGAACTTATTGAAAGAAAATTAAGACCTACTCAATCAGAACTTGGAGAAATCGACAGAGCAGCACTTCAAGAATCATTAAGGGGTTTAAACTTCAGATACGAAAACTTTGCAGACCATACCTGCCTTGTTGAAAACGATGACGAACCACCTCACAGCCTGAATGAAGAGGCACTTGACATTTGTATTACAATTGCATGTTTGATGAACATGCATATTGTTGATGAATTCCATACAATGAGAAAACAGGTTATTGATGGAAGTAACACTGGAGGTTTTCAAAGAACCGGTATGGTTGCAACTGACGGATATCTGGAAACCCCATACGGAAAAGTCGTAATCGAAAGTTTAGGTCTTGAGGAAGATGCTGCAAGAAGAATTGAAACCAAAGACGGATTTACAGAATTCAGATTAGACAGATTAGGAATTCCTCTTGCTGAAGTTACAACAGACCCTTCAATGCACCATCCTGATCAAGTTCGTGAAGTTGCATATATGCTCGGTCAGATATTAAGAAGCACAAACGTTAAAAGAGGTCTTGGAACAATCAGACAAGATTTAAACATTTCTATTGCTGAAGGTGCACGTGTGGAAATTAAAGGTGTGCAGGACTTGGATTTGATGGGTGAAATTGTAAACCGTGAAATCCAAAGGCAATTGGTTTTAATTGATATTAAAAAAGAACTTGCCTCAAGAAACGCTGAAGTATTGGATGAAATTCATGATTTAGACGAATTATTTAAAGACACCGAATCCAAAATCTTAAAATCAGCTGAAACCATTAAAGCTGTTGTTTTAAAAGGTTTTAAGGGTTTAATTGGTTGTGAAGTACAACCGGGAAGAAGATTTGGTACTGAAATTGCAAGTTATGCTAAAAAACGTGGAGTGTCAGGTATTTTCCACTCTGATGAATTGCCTGCTTATGGAATTTCACAAGAGGAAACAGATAAAGTAGCGGAATTCTTAAATATCGGCGAAGATGATGGATTTATTATTGTGGCGCACGACGAAGATATTGCAATATCTGCATTGGAAGAAGTTAAAAGAAGAGCTGCACTCGGTCTTGAGGGAGTGGTTGAAGAAACCCGTAAAGCATTAGAAGACGGCAATACAGAATATATGCGACCTCTTCCAACTGCAAATAGAATGTATCTTGAAACAGACATTCCATTATTTAAAATTACCCAAGATAGAATAGATCCTATTGCAAATAACTTACCTGAATTGCCTGATGTTAAACAGACAAGAATTATTGAAGAATATGGCTTAAGTGAAGATCTGGCAACACAACTTGTTAAAAGGCAGGAAGCAGATATTTTTGAAGCTGTTTTAACTGATGTTGATGTGGATGCAACATCTGTAGCGTCACTTCTTGCATATGATTTACGTGAAATCAGAAGGGAAGGTCATGACATTACTGTTTTAGGCTTAGATCACTTTAAAGAAATATTTACTTTACTTAGCGAAGGTAAAATTGCAAAAGACAGCTTACGTAAACTTGCAGTTGAAACAATTAAAGCACCTGATGCAGATGTTGCTGAAATTGCTCAAGAAAACAACCTGACCATGCTTAGCGAAGAAGATATTGTTAAAATCATTTCTGAAGTAGTAGCTAAAAATGAAGGAATGGTAAAAGAACGTCAGATGGGAGCTATGGGTCCTTTAATGGGAATGTGTATGAAACAACTTAAAGGAAAAGCTGACGGAAGTATGGTTAACAAAACCCTGCGTGAGGAAATTCAAAAATTAATTTAG
- a CDS encoding NAD(P)/FAD-dependent oxidoreductase has translation MNQYDIIIIGAGPGGLTAGIYAGRQGTKNLIIDKDLAGGLGREVPEMENYPGFDNISGLELIDKIKAQAIKNCELHEMEEVLEIIKTDKEWRFEVKTNKDTYQSKSIILATGSSHRHLDVKGEEEFKGKGVSYCATCDGFFFAGRDIVMIGGGNSALQEALYLKNLGANVTVVHRRNEFRAQKHLQNQIKEANINTILNATVEEIKGDMLVESIILKDTETSELREIPTNGVFISAGYIPHTKLAKQLGVSLDESGHIITDKNQKTNTDFVYAVGDVCVGLKQWVVACGEGAIAATSAFTDMQN, from the coding sequence ATGAATCAATATGACATTATAATTATCGGAGCAGGACCTGGTGGTCTAACTGCCGGAATTTATGCCGGCCGTCAGGGAACAAAGAATTTAATTATAGATAAAGATTTGGCCGGAGGATTAGGCCGTGAAGTTCCGGAAATGGAAAATTATCCGGGGTTTGACAATATTTCCGGCCTGGAACTAATTGACAAAATAAAAGCGCAGGCCATTAAGAACTGTGAATTGCACGAAATGGAAGAAGTGCTTGAAATTATAAAAACAGATAAAGAATGGAGATTTGAAGTTAAAACAAATAAAGACACCTACCAATCCAAAAGCATCATTCTTGCAACTGGAAGTTCACATAGGCATTTAGATGTAAAAGGAGAAGAAGAATTTAAAGGAAAAGGAGTAAGCTATTGTGCAACTTGCGATGGATTTTTCTTTGCTGGACGCGACATTGTCATGATCGGAGGGGGAAATAGTGCTCTTCAAGAAGCGTTGTATCTTAAAAATCTTGGAGCCAACGTTACTGTTGTTCACAGAAGAAATGAATTTAGAGCTCAAAAACACTTGCAAAACCAGATTAAAGAAGCAAATATAAACACTATCCTTAATGCAACTGTTGAAGAAATAAAAGGAGATATGCTTGTTGAATCAATTATATTAAAAGACACTGAGACTAGCGAATTAAGGGAGATTCCAACTAACGGAGTTTTTATCAGTGCTGGATATATTCCTCACACTAAACTTGCAAAACAGTTAGGCGTCAGTTTAGATGAATCAGGACACATCATAACTGATAAAAATCAAAAAACCAATACTGATTTTGTATATGCAGTTGGTGATGTTTGTGTTGGTTTAAAGCAGTGGGTTGTAGCCTGTGGTGAAGGTGCAATTGCGGCAACTTCAGCATTCACAGACATGCAAAATTAA